A DNA window from Hydra vulgaris chromosome 13, alternate assembly HydraT2T_AEP contains the following coding sequences:
- the LOC136090307 gene encoding uncharacterized protein LOC136090307, with amino-acid sequence MPYRGKAGCEGVNVLANNRVDHGTFLEIVILVAKYNEILKAHLKEIIDKGMLNDKQDKRNRANRNTFISKSTVNQIMLGIAKLMKSAIAEEVQQAGIFSVQLDTTQDVTQADKCAIVLRYVTDKVEERLIGVVDSHSGKGNDLCKLMSNVLEQNGIDITKCVSDSTDGASNMAGAYNGFTTFLEKASPGHIHTWCYAHVLNLVECDATSSNEASMTLFSILQNAAMFFRESYLRMDLWTDHMKEKNGQNIHKRLSVIGATRWGSKHDALQKFFGTFRDSEGALYTDVIQVLEIAVSSTKLSVEARYDVQCLLTSLLKYKTVLTGFVYLRIMESTTPLSKYLQTSGLNFIKAFEMVKVTISEIQTQLRNFDQVKVAADHFINVSATILDEKECDCVIQTDLLMVRKRIRKVMAGELANDDPLTDPLKKFEVEVHNGILDTVLRSLSTRFASHGELYSDMSCFDPNGFSELLECNIPKKALQKISCHISATAKKRSCCLSCWTLQKCGQF; translated from the exons ATGCCATATCGAGGTAAGGCTGGTTGCGAAGGCGTCAATGTTTTGGCTAACAACAGAGTGGATCATGGAACATTTCTTGAAATCGTGATTCTTGTTGCGAAGTACAATGAAATTCTAAAAGCGCATTTGAAGGAAATTATCGACAAAGGCATGCTGAATGATAAACAGGATAAGAGGAATAGAGCTAACAGAAATACTTTCATTTCCAAATCCACTGTAAACCAAATTATGTTAGGAATCGCTAAATTGATGAAAAGTGCCATTGCTGAAGAAGTACAACAAGCGGGAATATTCTCAGTGCAACTTGACACAACTCAAGATGTAACACAAGCGGATAAATGTGCGATAGTCCTGCGATACGTTACCGACAAAGTTGAGGAGCGACTTATTGGTGTTGTCGATTCACATTCTGGAAAAGGCAATGATCTATGCAAATTGATGTCAAATGTTTTGGAACAAAATGGCATTGATATTACTAAATGTGTGTCAGATAGTACTGATGGCGCGTCTAATATGGCCGGGGCATACAATGGATTTACTACATTCTTAGAAAAAGCGTCTCCTGGACACATTCACACATGGTGTTATGCACATGTTTTAAATCTGGTCGAATGTGACGCCACCAGCAGTAATGAAGCTTCAATGACACTTTTTAGTATACTTCAAAATGCTGCTATGTTTTTTCGTGAGTCCTACTTGAGAATGGACCTTTGGACTGATcacatgaaagaaaaaaatggcCAAAACATTCACAAACGACTAAGTGTTATCGGTGCTACTAGATGGGGGTCCAAACACGATGCCcttcaaaagttttttggtaCGTTTCGCGACAGTGAAGGAGCATTATACACAGACGTCATTCAAGTACTGGAAATAGCAGTCTCTTCCACTAAATTAAGTGTTGAAGCACGCTATGATGTGCAGTGTCTATTAACGTCCTTATTGAAGTATAAGACTGTACTGACGGGATTTGTATATCTAAGAATAATGGAGTCAACCACACCACTGTCCAAATACCTACAGACGTCTGGATTGAATTTCATAAAGGCGTTTGAGATGGTTAAAGTAACTATTTCAGAAATTCAGACTCAATTACGCAATTTTGATCAAGTTAAGGTGGCTGCAGACCATTTCATTAATGTGTCCGCAACCATTCTTGACGAGAAAGAATGTGATTGTGTTATACAGACAGATTTGCTAATGGTACGCAAAAGAATAAGAAAAGTAATGGCAGGAGAATTAGCAAATGATGATCCACTTACAGatcctttaaaaaagtttgaagtaGAGGTCCACAATGGTATTCTAGACACAGTGTTAAGAAGTCTTTCGACTCGGTTTGCATCACACGGTGAACTGTACTCTGATATGAGTTGTTTTGACCCCAACGGATTTTCTGAGTTATTGGAATGTAATATTCCAAAAAAAGCCCTTCAGAAAATCTCATGTCATATTTCGGCAACAG cGAAGAAGCGCAGCTGTTGCTTGAGCTGTTGGACTTTGCAAAAATGTggccagttttaa